A single genomic interval of Schistocerca americana isolate TAMUIC-IGC-003095 chromosome 2, iqSchAmer2.1, whole genome shotgun sequence harbors:
- the LOC124594181 gene encoding ankyrin repeat, PH and SEC7 domain containing protein secG-like, which yields MTTKKWTVEEVFRWTPVRFAEETDSWEWIEKMLQGGMSAKDLLVTKRRLSIRETAASLMRDICTAGHLQLLRLALSVDAKLASARLDECGSTPLHVAAASRRDAAVRLLLEAGADYDVRDGSGRTALHAAAASGNVYAFRLLLDAGSDPESQDSEGNTAVHLACEGGHMSVLMALYDRGVSRCLVKIQLLLAAESCNVEGVRLALKQTSSWGSGWSDLHCVAIKGSGTAVRTLLAAGVDPNARDANGDTPLHAVAAAGCPGAAEALVEAGAHVDAADSSGSTPLHYAVRAGNLGVARVLLAAGANVEARDAEGDTTAAQVARLLGHNGLISALLDLAHNRPVRKAIPVVAIPRSEVLVDTI from the exons ATGACGACCAAGAAGTGGACAGTAGAGGAGGTCTTCAGATGGACCCCTGTACGCTTCGCAGAGGAGACTGACTCGTGGGAATGGATCGAGAAAATGCTTCAAGGTGGCATGTCTGCAAAGGATCTGCTTGTCACAAAGAGACGGCTGTCCATCAGAGAGACCGCTGCCTCGCTGATGCGGGATATCTGCACAGCGGGACACCTGCAACTGCTGAGGCTGGCGTTGTCGGTGGACGCGAAGCTGGCGTCGGCGCGCCTGGACGAGTGTGGGTCGACGCCGCTGCACGTGGCGGCAGCCAGCAGGCGCGACGCGGCGGTACGGCTGCTGCTGGAGGCGGGCGCCGACTACGACGTGAGAGACGGCAGCGGGCGCACGGCCCTCCACGCCGCCGCCGCCAGTGGCAACGTTTACGCCTTCAGGCTGCTGTTGGACGCCGGCAGCGACCCGGAGAGCCAGGACTCTGAAGGAAACACGGCGGTGCACCTTGCCTGCGAAGGTGGCCACATGAGTGTCCTGATGGCGTTGTACGACAGGGGCGTGTCTCGCTGTCTGGTAAAGATACAGCTGCTCTTGGCAGCCGAAAGCTGCAACGTCGAGGGGGTGCGCCTCGCACTGAAGCAGACTTCCAGCTGGGGAAGCGGGTGGAGCGACTTGCACTGCGTGGCGATCAAGGGCAGCGGCACGGCAGTGAGGACGCTGCTGGCAGCCGGCGTCGACCCGAACGCCCGCGACGCCAACGGCGACACCCCGCTGCACGCCGTGGCGGCCGCGGGCTgcccgggggcggcggaggcgctgGTGGAGGCCGGCGCACACGTGGACGCGGCCGACTCGAGCGGCTCGACGCCGCTGCACTACGCGGTGCGCGCTGGAAACCTGGGGGTGGCGCGCGTGCTGCTGGCCGCGGGCGCCAACGTGGAGGCGCGCGACGCCGAGGGCGACAC GACCGCCGCACAGGTGGCCaggctgctcggccacaacgggctcATCAGCGCCCTTCTGGACCTCGCACACAACCGCCCCGTGCGAAAAGCAATACCTGTTGTGGCCATCCCGCGCTCAGAAGTCCTCGTGGATACGATATGA